In Streptomyces hawaiiensis, one genomic interval encodes:
- a CDS encoding aldehyde dehydrogenase family protein — MAVIDERWPDQAEWAGKIYSSGWRESEGGTRQVIEPATGDVLADIGVASPADVARAGARAARAAGDWAAAAPSDRVEVLLRASGGLRERGDTIRDWIVRESAGVPVKGDYEIIATLAQLRHAVGLASLPRGEVLAPQAPGGTSVAWRVPLGVVGVINPWNAPLLFAMRALAPALALGNTVLLKPDPLTPVSGGVLIARLFEDAGLPDGVLHVLPGGAETGQAVAADPHVAMVAFTGSTEAGRAVARVAGEGLKRVSLELGGKNSLVVLDDADVEAAALAGAVSTFGYQGQACVAAGRHLVHTDLVEAYTDALVGHARALRIGDPREDGVSVGPVISERQAARIERIVDESVAAGARVLTGGRRDGLFYPPTVLDHVDRAMPVFTEEIFGPVAPVIPFRSEAEAVEIANDTAYGLTAAVHSGSVPRATAVAERLRTGMVHINDVSAKDAANAPFGGMGSSGNASRIGGTASLEQFTQWRWMTAPGPA; from the coding sequence ATGGCTGTCATCGACGAGAGGTGGCCGGACCAGGCCGAGTGGGCCGGAAAGATCTACAGCTCGGGCTGGCGCGAGTCCGAGGGCGGCACCCGTCAGGTGATCGAACCGGCCACCGGGGACGTGCTGGCCGACATCGGCGTCGCCTCCCCCGCGGACGTCGCCCGGGCCGGCGCACGGGCCGCCCGGGCCGCCGGGGACTGGGCCGCGGCAGCTCCTTCCGATCGGGTCGAGGTCCTGCTGCGCGCGTCCGGCGGCCTGCGTGAACGCGGCGACACCATCCGCGACTGGATCGTCCGCGAGTCGGCCGGCGTCCCCGTCAAGGGCGACTACGAGATCATCGCCACCCTCGCCCAACTGAGGCACGCCGTCGGACTGGCGTCCCTGCCCCGGGGTGAGGTCCTGGCCCCTCAGGCCCCCGGCGGAACGAGTGTGGCGTGGCGGGTGCCGCTCGGCGTCGTCGGTGTCATCAACCCCTGGAACGCGCCGCTGCTGTTCGCGATGCGCGCGCTGGCGCCCGCCCTCGCACTGGGCAACACCGTGCTGCTCAAACCCGACCCGCTCACCCCGGTGTCCGGGGGCGTCCTGATCGCGCGGCTCTTCGAGGACGCCGGGCTGCCCGACGGGGTGCTGCACGTTCTGCCGGGCGGCGCGGAGACCGGACAGGCGGTCGCGGCGGACCCCCATGTCGCCATGGTCGCTTTCACCGGCTCCACCGAGGCAGGGCGCGCCGTGGCCCGTGTGGCGGGTGAGGGGCTGAAACGGGTCTCCCTCGAGCTCGGCGGCAAGAACTCGCTCGTCGTGCTCGACGACGCGGACGTGGAGGCGGCCGCCCTGGCCGGAGCGGTGAGCACCTTCGGGTACCAGGGGCAGGCGTGCGTCGCCGCCGGCCGCCACCTGGTCCACACCGACCTGGTCGAGGCGTACACCGACGCGCTGGTCGGGCATGCGCGGGCCCTGCGCATCGGCGATCCCCGCGAGGACGGTGTCAGCGTCGGCCCGGTCATCAGCGAACGGCAGGCCGCCAGGATCGAGCGCATCGTCGACGAGAGTGTGGCCGCCGGGGCGCGGGTGCTCACGGGTGGCCGACGCGACGGGCTCTTCTACCCGCCCACCGTCCTCGACCACGTCGACCGGGCCATGCCCGTGTTCACCGAGGAGATCTTCGGTCCCGTCGCCCCCGTCATTCCCTTTCGCAGCGAGGCGGAGGCCGTCGAGATCGCCAACGACACCGCGTACGGTCTGACGGCCGCCGTGCACTCCGGCTCCGTGCCCAGGGCGACGGCTGTCGCCGAGCGGCTGCGCACCGGCATGGTCCACATCAACGACGTTTCCGCAAAGGACGCCGCGAACGCCCCCTTCGGAGGCATGGGCAGCTCCGGCAACGCCTCCCGCATCGGCGGCACAGCCAGCCTGGAGCAGTTCACCCAGTGGCGCTGGATGACCGCACCGGGGCCGGCGTGA
- a CDS encoding SpoIIE family protein phosphatase → MIGSASARDEGPPSEGSQEHADEAATARVVVDGRGVVTAWNEGARRLLGYRACEVVGRNGARLLADAAHTHVPDSLTGLRRWSGTATLLHRDGHRLTVGLLAHHRANDAEDDWLLVSPVARPAPTPEDDAFVRRSFTQAPYTMALYDTGLRLRWANADMERVMGLPEEEMRGLRVTEIVLDSESERTEEGMRTALETGRLQELGASLHLAGHERESVWSVSLVPVRDSDGRLEGVLLSAHDVTEQYLARQRLVLVDDASLRIGSTLDLPRTAQELADVAVPRFADFVTVDLLPAIEGGEDPPEGAPHGPVMLRRVASQSVLEGCPETVVQHGTVAAYPEGSTAARCLAAGRPIIEHITPAALEELDRTAPQRAERMRRFGFHSVLAVPMRARGLTLGVATFSRHRRPKRFAQDDLLLGQEITARAAVCIDNARRYTRERDTSLTLQNSLLPQRLPEQAALDVASRYLPASARAGVGGDWFDVIPLSGARVALVVGDVVGHGVQASATMGRLRTAVRTLADVDLPPDELLTHLDDLVNRLAGGADAMALLDGDIGATCLYAVYDPVSRHCTIARAGHPVPALVAPDGIVEFIDVPAGPPLGLGGLPFESTELELAEGSLLVLYTDGLVQVRGHDIDEGVASMREVLRRPSGDLEATCDALLRTLLVDRPSDDVALLVARTRALDASHVATWPVSPDPAAVAETRKAACRQLSEWGLEDAVFVTELVVSELVTNAIRYGRPPIELRLIHDRTLICEVSDGSTTAPHLRRARTFDEGGRGLLLVAQLTQGWGTRQITNGKIIWAEQSLPAD, encoded by the coding sequence ATGATCGGATCCGCGTCCGCCCGGGACGAGGGACCGCCGAGCGAGGGGTCGCAGGAACATGCCGACGAGGCGGCCACGGCCAGGGTCGTCGTCGATGGTCGCGGTGTCGTGACCGCGTGGAACGAGGGGGCCCGGCGCCTGCTCGGATACCGGGCCTGCGAAGTGGTCGGCCGGAACGGGGCCCGGCTTCTCGCGGACGCCGCTCACACGCACGTACCGGACTCGCTGACCGGCCTGCGAAGGTGGAGTGGGACGGCAACGCTGCTGCACCGGGACGGTCACCGGCTCACCGTCGGGCTGCTGGCCCATCACCGGGCGAACGACGCGGAGGACGACTGGCTGCTGGTGTCACCGGTGGCCCGGCCGGCACCGACGCCTGAGGACGACGCCTTCGTACGGCGTAGTTTCACGCAGGCTCCCTACACGATGGCCCTGTACGACACCGGACTGCGGTTGCGCTGGGCGAACGCGGACATGGAACGGGTGATGGGCCTACCCGAGGAGGAGATGCGCGGTCTGCGGGTGACGGAGATCGTCCTCGACTCGGAGAGCGAGCGGACCGAGGAGGGCATGCGCACCGCGCTGGAGACCGGTCGTCTCCAGGAGCTCGGGGCCTCGCTGCACCTCGCCGGCCATGAGCGGGAGAGCGTCTGGTCGGTGTCCCTCGTCCCCGTGCGGGACTCCGACGGGCGACTCGAAGGTGTCCTGCTGTCGGCGCACGACGTGACGGAGCAGTACCTCGCCCGGCAGCGACTGGTCCTGGTCGACGACGCCAGCTTGCGGATCGGCAGCACCCTGGACCTGCCCCGTACCGCTCAGGAGCTCGCCGACGTGGCCGTGCCCCGGTTCGCGGACTTCGTCACGGTCGATCTCCTGCCGGCGATCGAAGGGGGTGAGGACCCACCGGAGGGCGCTCCGCACGGCCCGGTGATGTTGCGCCGGGTCGCCTCTCAGTCGGTTCTGGAGGGTTGCCCCGAAACCGTGGTGCAGCACGGGACGGTGGCGGCCTACCCGGAGGGTTCCACCGCGGCGCGGTGCCTGGCCGCGGGGCGGCCGATCATCGAGCACATCACGCCCGCCGCCCTGGAGGAACTCGACCGGACGGCCCCGCAACGTGCCGAACGGATGCGGCGGTTCGGGTTCCACTCGGTGCTGGCGGTGCCCATGCGCGCGCGTGGTCTCACCTTGGGAGTGGCCACGTTCTCCCGCCACCGGCGGCCCAAGCGCTTCGCGCAGGACGATCTGCTGCTGGGCCAGGAGATCACGGCCCGCGCCGCCGTGTGCATCGACAACGCCCGGCGCTACACCCGCGAGCGCGACACCTCCCTCACCTTGCAGAACAGCCTGCTGCCCCAACGTCTCCCCGAGCAGGCCGCCCTGGATGTCGCCTCCCGCTATCTGCCCGCCAGCGCCCGGGCCGGTGTGGGCGGCGACTGGTTCGACGTCATTCCGCTCTCCGGTGCCCGGGTCGCCCTGGTCGTCGGTGACGTCGTGGGCCACGGCGTCCAGGCCTCGGCGACCATGGGGCGGCTGCGCACCGCCGTGCGCACGCTGGCGGATGTCGACCTGCCCCCCGACGAGTTGCTGACCCACCTCGACGACCTGGTCAACCGCCTGGCCGGTGGGGCGGACGCCATGGCCCTGCTCGACGGAGACATCGGCGCCACCTGTCTGTACGCCGTCTACGACCCGGTCTCCCGCCACTGCACGATCGCCCGCGCGGGCCACCCCGTGCCCGCGCTCGTGGCACCTGACGGCATCGTCGAGTTCATCGACGTTCCGGCGGGGCCTCCCCTCGGCCTGGGCGGCCTGCCCTTCGAGTCGACCGAGCTGGAGCTGGCCGAGGGCAGCCTGCTCGTGCTCTACACGGACGGGCTCGTCCAGGTCCGTGGCCATGACATCGACGAAGGGGTCGCCTCCATGCGCGAGGTGCTGCGGCGACCGTCCGGTGATCTGGAGGCCACCTGTGACGCCTTGTTGCGCACCTTGCTCGTGGATCGCCCCTCCGATGATGTGGCGCTCCTCGTGGCCCGCACCCGAGCCCTCGACGCCTCCCACGTGGCGACCTGGCCGGTGTCGCCGGACCCCGCAGCGGTCGCCGAGACGCGCAAGGCCGCCTGCCGGCAACTGTCCGAGTGGGGCCTGGAGGATGCCGTGTTCGTCACCGAGCTGGTCGTCAGCGAACTGGTCACCAACGCCATCCGGTACGGCCGGCCTCCCATCGAGCTCAGACTGATCCACGACCGCACGCTCATCTGCGAAGTCTCCGACGGCAGCACGACCGCACCCCACCTGCGCCGGGCCCGTACCTTCGACGAAGGCGGACGCGGGCTGCTTCTCGTCGCCCAGCTCACCCAGGGCTGGGGTACCCGTCAGATCACCAACGGCAAGATCATTTGGGCGGAGCAGTCACTGCCCGCCGACTGA
- a CDS encoding SDR family NAD(P)-dependent oxidoreductase: MEFERGDQPVALVSGSTSGIGEAVARRLAADGMRVVVHSRRSAEAGQALAVELGGAYVQADLAVEEEARGLVEAALDRYGRLDVLVNNAGISRPIPHDDLAAATPADWRHLLEVNLIAPWVLCTAALAALRRSPAGGSIVNITSHAGVRPKGSSVPYAASKAALNHVTRLLAAALGPEVRVNAVAPGLVDTPMTKDWAQAHELWRDRAPMRRPAQPDDVADLVASVIASTYLTGEVVVLDGGLNLT; encoded by the coding sequence ATGGAGTTCGAACGTGGGGATCAGCCCGTCGCCCTGGTCAGCGGGTCCACTTCCGGGATCGGGGAAGCCGTCGCGCGGAGGCTGGCGGCGGACGGCATGCGCGTCGTCGTGCACTCGCGGCGCAGTGCTGAGGCCGGGCAGGCCCTGGCAGTGGAGCTCGGCGGGGCCTACGTACAGGCGGATCTGGCAGTGGAGGAGGAGGCCCGGGGACTCGTCGAGGCGGCTCTCGACCGGTACGGGCGGCTGGACGTGCTGGTGAACAACGCGGGCATCAGCCGGCCGATCCCGCATGACGACCTGGCCGCGGCGACACCGGCGGACTGGCGGCACCTGCTGGAGGTCAACCTGATCGCGCCATGGGTGCTGTGCACAGCGGCCCTTGCGGCCCTGCGCCGCTCACCGGCGGGCGGCAGCATCGTGAACATCACCAGCCACGCCGGTGTCCGGCCCAAGGGCTCCTCGGTGCCCTACGCCGCGAGCAAGGCCGCGCTCAATCATGTGACCCGGCTGCTCGCGGCAGCGCTCGGGCCCGAGGTACGGGTGAACGCGGTGGCGCCGGGGCTGGTGGACACGCCGATGACGAAGGACTGGGCACAGGCGCACGAACTGTGGCGGGACCGTGCCCCCATGCGCCGCCCGGCCCAGCCCGACGACGTGGCCGACCTCGTGGCATCGGTGATCGCCAGCACCTATCTCACCGGTGAGGTCGTCGTGCTCGACGGCGGGCTGAATCTGACTTGA
- a CDS encoding endonuclease/exonuclease/phosphatase family protein: MVALCMVLVGPSAPTGALFAGSQPAEAAGDVVANRVMTWNICNPCEVSDVDRAAEIAAYAPQVIGMQEACVRDVERIREYLENLHGLVYHVEYGSVLRKWGRCGGTPWNPGAFGQAILSAAPMTDPVNVEYPDGGSEDRGYLAVTTTVGGRSVRVFNTHLAQRRQEAVRADQTRVLAAEVARHDRAIVLGDFNAVPDTPELAGIWALATDADPQCQPPPTGTCQPTTDWQSKFDYVFLRGFVPLRHRVHPTPYSDHHLLHTDVDPA; this comes from the coding sequence ATGGTGGCGCTCTGCATGGTGCTCGTCGGCCCCAGTGCGCCGACCGGTGCCCTCTTCGCCGGGTCACAGCCTGCCGAAGCCGCCGGGGACGTCGTGGCGAACCGGGTCATGACGTGGAACATCTGCAACCCCTGCGAGGTGAGCGACGTCGACCGGGCGGCGGAGATCGCCGCGTACGCGCCCCAGGTCATCGGCATGCAGGAGGCGTGCGTGCGTGACGTGGAGAGGATCCGGGAGTATCTGGAGAACCTCCACGGGCTGGTCTACCACGTCGAGTACGGGTCGGTGCTGCGGAAATGGGGCCGCTGCGGGGGAACGCCTTGGAATCCGGGGGCCTTCGGCCAGGCGATCCTCTCCGCCGCACCGATGACGGACCCCGTCAACGTGGAGTATCCCGACGGCGGCTCCGAAGACCGCGGGTACCTGGCCGTCACCACCACCGTGGGTGGCCGGTCCGTCCGGGTCTTCAACACGCATCTCGCCCAACGGCGTCAAGAGGCGGTCCGGGCGGACCAGACGCGCGTACTCGCCGCAGAGGTCGCCCGGCACGATCGCGCGATCGTCCTCGGCGACTTCAACGCGGTGCCGGACACCCCCGAGCTCGCCGGGATATGGGCACTGGCCACGGACGCGGACCCCCAGTGCCAGCCGCCGCCCACCGGGACCTGTCAGCCGACCACCGACTGGCAGAGCAAGTTCGACTACGTGTTCCTGCGCGGCTTCGTCCCGCTCCGGCACCGCGTGCATCCCACTCCGTACTCGGACCACCACCTGCTGCACACCGACGTGGACCCGGCCTGA
- a CDS encoding universal stress protein, with translation MADQRAETDRIVAGVDGSDSSKQALRWAVRQAELTGGAVLAVTAWDYPQFHGALGRLPPSRSDEAALEGRTREDLARVVEETVGAQPPVEVRAEVQYGTPASVLLRAAPDASLLVVGSRGLGGFAGLMPGSVAQHCAHHAACPVVVFREGQ, from the coding sequence ATGGCTGACCAGCGCGCGGAGACGGACCGCATCGTGGCCGGGGTGGACGGCTCGGACTCGTCGAAGCAGGCCCTTCGCTGGGCGGTGCGCCAGGCGGAGCTCACCGGGGGTGCGGTGCTCGCTGTGACCGCTTGGGACTACCCGCAGTTCCACGGCGCGCTCGGCCGGCTGCCCCCGTCGAGAAGCGATGAAGCGGCCTTGGAAGGCCGGACACGAGAAGACCTCGCACGGGTGGTCGAGGAAACCGTGGGAGCGCAGCCACCCGTGGAGGTCCGCGCCGAGGTGCAGTACGGCACCCCCGCCAGCGTGCTCCTCCGCGCGGCCCCTGACGCCTCCCTGCTCGTGGTCGGCAGCCGGGGGCTCGGGGGATTCGCGGGGCTGATGCCGGGATCCGTCGCCCAGCACTGCGCTCACCACGCCGCCTGTCCGGTCGTCGTGTTCCGTGAGGGACAGTGA
- a CDS encoding SpoIIE family protein phosphatase yields MTGPEHTETVLGPSVPTVSLVLAGTLEAIGAGAYVVDEQGCIVAANARAERLLGRSAEDLIGQDAHDLLHRGPQGEPLPRTQCAMRQAFHAGRTAQSDEDYFACGDGTLLRISWLITPYDVGGRDAGTLVVFHTPDHPQVSDPQPEPATRPLSELHRLALLAETTAQLTSTLDVDEALRRLVVLVLPRLADWAVIDLITERDEVWRTVVVHADGDTLTHHEDLQGPMPPIPEESPMPLSRALRGVASNLAGPQTYHGPPDSGIAVEQRRLFDVTGMQSAAIVPIRSTRAVLGALTLGRDGNQAPFTSVDLPLVEDIARRAGLAVDNARLYQRQRKVAETMQNHLLPQMPGVSGLQMTVRYLPAPDASQVGGDWYDAFPLSDASTALAIGDVVGHDLEAAAGMAQVRNMLRAYAWSQHEPPSRIVERLDEAIQHITDVDMATTIFARIEPADDGHWQLSWTNAGHPPPLLISRDGLAQYLTDGHGILLGTQTGTRRPDATAQLPPGSTLVLYTDGLIEAPRRTLDEGLNRLRQHAAALAHRPLASFTDQLLRRVRPAGNDDDVAVLALRIPGG; encoded by the coding sequence ATGACGGGGCCGGAGCACACGGAGACCGTTCTCGGGCCGTCCGTGCCGACAGTGTCCCTCGTGCTGGCCGGGACTCTGGAAGCCATCGGCGCCGGCGCCTACGTCGTGGACGAGCAGGGCTGCATCGTCGCCGCGAACGCCCGCGCCGAGCGCCTGCTGGGCCGGTCAGCCGAAGACCTGATCGGGCAGGACGCGCACGACCTGCTGCACCGCGGCCCGCAGGGGGAGCCCCTGCCGAGAACCCAGTGCGCCATGCGGCAGGCCTTCCACGCCGGACGCACGGCCCAGTCCGACGAGGACTACTTCGCCTGCGGCGACGGCACCCTGCTGCGCATCTCCTGGCTGATCACGCCGTACGACGTCGGGGGGAGGGACGCCGGGACGCTCGTCGTCTTCCACACCCCCGACCACCCGCAGGTCAGCGACCCGCAACCGGAACCGGCGACCCGGCCGCTGTCCGAACTGCACCGGCTGGCGCTGCTGGCCGAGACCACCGCGCAGCTGACCTCCACACTCGACGTCGACGAGGCGCTGCGCAGGCTGGTGGTCCTGGTCCTGCCCCGCCTCGCGGACTGGGCGGTCATCGACCTGATCACCGAGCGCGACGAGGTGTGGCGTACCGTCGTGGTCCACGCCGACGGCGACACCCTCACGCACCACGAGGATCTGCAGGGGCCGATGCCGCCGATCCCGGAGGAGTCACCGATGCCCCTGTCCAGGGCCCTGCGCGGTGTCGCCTCCAACCTGGCCGGCCCGCAGACCTACCATGGGCCACCGGACTCCGGTATCGCGGTCGAGCAGCGCCGCCTGTTCGACGTCACGGGGATGCAGTCCGCGGCCATCGTGCCCATCCGCAGCACCCGCGCCGTCCTAGGAGCGCTGACCCTGGGCCGTGACGGGAATCAGGCGCCCTTCACGTCCGTGGACCTCCCCCTCGTCGAGGACATCGCCCGCCGCGCCGGCCTCGCCGTGGACAACGCCCGCCTCTACCAGCGCCAGCGCAAGGTCGCCGAGACCATGCAGAACCATCTGCTGCCGCAGATGCCGGGCGTCTCGGGCCTGCAGATGACCGTCCGCTACCTGCCCGCACCGGACGCGTCACAGGTCGGCGGCGACTGGTACGACGCCTTCCCCCTGTCCGACGCGTCCACCGCCCTGGCCATCGGAGACGTCGTCGGCCACGACCTGGAGGCGGCGGCCGGCATGGCGCAGGTCCGCAACATGCTCCGCGCCTACGCCTGGTCCCAGCACGAGCCCCCCAGCCGGATCGTCGAACGGCTCGACGAGGCGATTCAGCACATCACCGACGTGGACATGGCCACGACGATCTTCGCCCGGATCGAACCGGCCGACGACGGCCACTGGCAGCTGTCCTGGACCAACGCCGGGCACCCCCCGCCGCTGCTGATCAGCCGGGACGGCCTGGCCCAGTACCTCACCGACGGCCACGGCATCCTGCTGGGCACCCAGACCGGCACCCGACGCCCGGACGCCACCGCGCAGCTGCCGCCCGGCTCCACTCTGGTGCTGTACACGGACGGCCTCATAGAAGCACCCCGCCGCACCCTCGACGAGGGACTGAACCGACTGCGCCAGCACGCCGCCGCCCTCGCCCACCGCCCTCTCGCCTCGTTCACCGACCAGCTCCTGCGCCGCGTCCGCCCCGCCGGAAACGACGACGACGTCGCCGTCCTGGCCCTGCGCATCCCCGGCGGCTGA
- a CDS encoding HSP90 family protein: MTLPGTAPNPPGADRTFQVDLRGLVDLLSHHLYSSPRVYLRELMQNAVDALTARRTLEPAAPADAFGVRLYADGSVVRVEDDGVGLTEADVHSFLATIGRSSKRADRLAEQRGDFIGQFGIGLLSCFLVADEIHVLSRSARTPDAPAVEWRGRGDGSYTVRTLPASARPRPGTTVTLTPRADAGEWTRPAQVHALARHFGSLLRHPVTFDDGTGGPGTSVNPEPAPWARTYPTPGARSRALAAYGEEVFGFKPLDTIELDLPAVGLKGIACVLPETVPAGRRHGHRVHVKGMLLSEQAEEILPEWAFFVRCVVDAESLRPTASRESLYEDDTLAAVRDALAERLRAWIARAAASDPDLLGRFLQAHHLAVKSLAVHDDEILRMLLPWLPFETTDGHTTLDEFARTHRTVLVTSSVEEFRQVAAIASAAGLGVVNGGYTYDRELVHRLPEIRPEATVADLDPDTLTAHLDPVDRETELAAAAYLAQARDALAVFDCDVALRTFQPASAPALLVDSREARHERTRSQLAREQEGGLWGDILGALRQEAPRAQLILNQLNPLVRTAVAIDEPELARTSAEALYGQAAMLSRRPLRPAESSLINRSFLDLLAHALRKDS, encoded by the coding sequence ATGACTCTCCCCGGCACCGCCCCGAACCCGCCCGGCGCAGACCGCACCTTCCAGGTGGACCTGCGCGGCCTCGTCGATCTCCTCTCCCACCACCTCTACTCCAGCCCCCGCGTCTACCTGCGCGAACTGATGCAGAACGCGGTGGACGCGCTGACCGCCCGGCGCACCCTCGAACCGGCCGCCCCCGCCGACGCGTTCGGTGTCCGTCTGTACGCCGACGGCTCGGTGGTACGCGTCGAGGACGACGGCGTCGGTCTCACCGAGGCCGACGTGCACAGCTTCCTCGCCACCATCGGCCGCAGCAGCAAGCGCGCCGACCGGCTGGCCGAACAACGCGGCGACTTCATCGGTCAGTTCGGCATCGGCCTGCTCTCCTGCTTCCTGGTCGCGGACGAGATCCACGTCCTGAGCCGCTCCGCCCGTACCCCCGACGCGCCCGCCGTGGAGTGGCGGGGCCGCGGCGACGGCAGCTACACCGTCCGCACCCTGCCCGCCTCCGCCCGCCCCCGGCCCGGCACCACCGTCACACTGACGCCGCGCGCCGACGCGGGGGAGTGGACCCGCCCGGCGCAAGTGCACGCGCTGGCCCGCCACTTCGGCTCCCTGCTCCGCCACCCGGTGACCTTCGACGACGGCACAGGCGGCCCGGGCACGTCCGTCAACCCCGAGCCCGCCCCCTGGGCGCGGACGTACCCCACCCCGGGAGCCCGTTCCCGTGCCCTGGCCGCCTACGGCGAGGAGGTCTTCGGTTTCAAGCCGCTGGACACCATCGAGCTGGACCTGCCGGCCGTGGGCCTGAAGGGCATCGCCTGCGTGCTGCCCGAGACCGTGCCGGCCGGGCGCCGCCACGGCCACCGCGTGCACGTCAAGGGCATGCTGCTGTCCGAGCAGGCCGAGGAGATCCTGCCCGAGTGGGCGTTCTTCGTCCGCTGCGTCGTCGACGCCGAGAGCCTGCGCCCGACGGCGTCCCGCGAGTCCCTGTACGAGGACGACACCCTCGCCGCCGTCCGCGACGCCCTCGCCGAGCGGCTGCGCGCCTGGATCGCCCGGGCCGCGGCCAGCGACCCGGACCTGCTCGGCCGGTTCCTCCAGGCCCACCACCTGGCCGTGAAGTCGCTCGCGGTGCACGACGACGAGATCCTGCGGATGCTGCTGCCCTGGCTGCCGTTCGAGACCACCGACGGGCACACCACCCTCGACGAGTTCGCGCGCACCCACCGCACCGTGCTCGTGACATCCAGCGTCGAGGAGTTCCGGCAGGTCGCGGCGATCGCCTCGGCCGCCGGGCTCGGCGTCGTCAACGGCGGCTACACCTACGACCGTGAACTCGTCCACCGGCTGCCCGAGATCAGGCCCGAGGCTACCGTCGCCGACCTCGATCCGGACACCCTCACCGCTCACCTCGACCCCGTCGACCGGGAGACGGAACTCGCCGCCGCGGCCTACCTCGCCCAGGCCCGCGACGCCCTCGCCGTCTTCGACTGCGACGTCGCGCTGCGCACCTTCCAGCCGGCCTCCGCCCCCGCCCTGCTCGTCGACAGCCGCGAGGCCCGGCACGAGCGCACCCGCTCCCAGCTCGCCCGTGAGCAGGAAGGCGGCCTGTGGGGCGACATCCTCGGCGCCCTGCGCCAGGAGGCCCCGCGGGCCCAGCTGATCCTCAACCAGCTCAACCCGCTGGTGCGCACCGCCGTCGCCATCGACGAGCCCGAGCTGGCCCGCACCAGTGCCGAAGCCCTCTACGGGCAGGCCGCGATGCTGTCCCGGCGCCCGCTCAGGCCCGCCGAGTCGAGCCTGATCAACCGCTCCTTCCTCGACCTTCTCGCCCACGCCCTGCGCAAGGACAGCTGA
- a CDS encoding GNAT family N-acetyltransferase, whose translation MDPVTLETGRLVLRPFGPGDVDAVYDACQDEDIQFYTPVPVPFRRQDAEKRVREEWPEGWATDKDYILGAFRKDSAALVGSYCLTKVSQGVYELGYWAVKAQRGQGYSVEAARALCDWGWATLDVHRIEWWAMAGNTGSRAVAEKLGFTVEGTLRNRGIANDGKPHDWWVGGWVRP comes from the coding sequence GTGGATCCAGTGACACTCGAGACCGGGCGTCTGGTGCTGAGGCCCTTCGGGCCGGGTGACGTGGACGCGGTGTACGACGCATGCCAGGACGAGGACATCCAGTTCTACACACCGGTTCCCGTGCCCTTCAGACGGCAGGACGCCGAGAAGCGGGTCCGCGAGGAGTGGCCCGAGGGCTGGGCCACCGACAAGGACTACATCCTCGGAGCGTTCCGCAAGGACAGCGCGGCGCTCGTCGGCTCGTACTGCCTCACCAAGGTGAGCCAGGGCGTCTACGAACTGGGCTACTGGGCGGTCAAGGCGCAGCGCGGCCAGGGCTACTCGGTCGAGGCCGCGCGGGCGCTGTGCGACTGGGGGTGGGCCACGCTCGACGTCCACCGCATCGAGTGGTGGGCCATGGCCGGGAACACCGGCTCGCGCGCCGTCGCCGAGAAGCTGGGCTTCACCGTCGAGGGAACACTGCGCAACCGCGGCATCGCCAACGACGGCAAGCCCCACGACTGGTGGGTCGGCGGATGGGTGAGGCCCTGA